Within Elizabethkingia sp. JS20170427COW, the genomic segment TTCTCTTGCGGTATTATCTATGCTTTATTTTGGAAGAAAAAATGGGTAAGACTGAATATCATTATTATGCTTTTTTCCTTTCTCATTATTTTTCCTCTTTATTTATGGTGTTTGAAAACGGAAATGAGTATTGGCCACCTTATTACCTTCTATCTACGTAGATTTGTCATTCAGCCTATCTTATTACTTCTGATTATCCCGACGATATTTTATGAAGAGAAAAAAACAGTTTAATTTTTC encodes:
- a CDS encoding exosortase F system-associated protein; this translates as MKKIIRILLFIISLIALVGVRFVEDRIFYDPFLQYFHQLGVDYFPSFDWGKLILSHLFRFGLNLLFSCGIIYALFWKKKWVRLNIIIMLFSFLIIFPLYLWCLKTEMSIGHLITFYLRRFVIQPILLLLIIPTIFYEEKKTV